A region of Crenobacter cavernae DNA encodes the following proteins:
- a CDS encoding YrhB domain-containing protein — MVTKEQARRLVEAEVCNDEIVIVDEATIEKPWGWVFSYASKTWLETKDPRYAIVGNAPIIVERQSGRLIDTGTAMPIEHYIANYERCGNPYGLDAPEEWSGEFGKDELCDALLNGAASWNALSPFAEDLDARRQSVGMSDGPSVPSLPPSIAAILARPDLCITHRFAGASVPPAVFFACASHAEGQTFVVVAPEQDGRYALHAFDSAEAYLGWWFFRLSSASDRAISNDLPPTLPLPAFVYALHAVDAYRRAKYQSALSYGAADSLRVGQTEFIATMRDAIARRDLRWLLPAFIQLAPGVATLLKETPIEQLAVLQDAKFLLAQHDQDDGRDVFCFGDAAQRMGNEFIDGIGVAAGFRFEVLTELGALPLIEAFLAPTRLSNHLIELEPDGSGLGVAKHRALTQRELYIALAEMIAVALLPTAPKVALKRAILATASTQEQRDEVLGVSNEQRAAAPDARQASSQIVCSHCGQANPATMKFCGQCGSRLLAEPSVSSPSPEPGTPPVEQTGKTSTIESANTAQSGEPAAAAAPARTVMPQSLTKSPTSPEQRLTVRGWFRSLKRAESRDAMVELEDICALAAVLRHVRDQKLVPEETFKALHGALRVKGPEDTLWTVGLGSLSWSRLANGKWEPADPPEFAFLDEKTLRAMTAISSQSTALLRPDGTRKSNGATP; from the coding sequence ATGGTCACCAAAGAGCAAGCGCGACGGTTGGTTGAAGCCGAGGTGTGCAATGACGAGATTGTCATTGTCGATGAGGCAACCATTGAAAAGCCCTGGGGGTGGGTGTTCTCTTATGCCTCCAAGACGTGGCTGGAAACAAAAGATCCCCGATACGCGATTGTGGGAAACGCGCCCATTATCGTCGAGCGGCAAAGTGGGAGGCTCATAGACACGGGCACCGCAATGCCTATCGAGCACTACATCGCGAATTATGAGCGTTGCGGCAACCCATACGGCCTGGACGCACCCGAAGAGTGGAGCGGCGAATTCGGCAAGGACGAGCTTTGCGATGCCCTGTTGAACGGCGCCGCGTCTTGGAACGCGCTGTCGCCGTTTGCCGAGGATCTGGATGCTCGTAGACAGTCAGTTGGCATGTCGGACGGTCCATCCGTCCCTTCGCTACCGCCGAGCATCGCTGCCATCCTCGCAAGACCTGATCTGTGCATCACGCACCGGTTTGCCGGTGCATCGGTGCCCCCTGCCGTATTTTTCGCCTGCGCAAGCCATGCGGAGGGGCAGACGTTTGTCGTCGTCGCTCCCGAGCAGGACGGCCGATACGCCCTCCACGCCTTCGATTCGGCGGAGGCATACCTGGGCTGGTGGTTTTTCCGACTCTCGAGTGCATCGGATCGCGCTATTTCAAACGATCTGCCGCCGACGCTGCCCTTGCCAGCGTTCGTCTATGCGCTGCATGCCGTCGACGCGTACCGGCGGGCGAAATATCAGAGTGCGCTGAGCTACGGCGCGGCGGATTCGCTTCGCGTCGGGCAGACGGAGTTCATTGCCACCATGCGCGACGCGATTGCTCGCCGCGATCTGCGCTGGTTGCTTCCCGCCTTCATCCAGCTTGCGCCGGGCGTTGCCACGCTGCTGAAGGAGACGCCGATCGAACAGCTGGCCGTCCTGCAAGACGCCAAATTCCTGCTTGCACAGCACGATCAGGACGACGGTCGGGACGTTTTCTGCTTCGGCGACGCGGCCCAGAGGATGGGGAACGAGTTCATCGACGGCATCGGTGTCGCAGCCGGCTTCAGGTTCGAGGTGCTGACCGAGCTCGGCGCCTTGCCGCTGATCGAGGCCTTCCTGGCGCCGACCAGGCTCTCCAATCATCTGATCGAGCTCGAACCGGACGGCAGCGGTCTCGGCGTTGCCAAGCATCGCGCGCTGACGCAGCGGGAGCTCTATATCGCCCTCGCCGAGATGATCGCCGTCGCGCTGCTCCCCACCGCGCCCAAGGTCGCGTTGAAGCGCGCGATCCTCGCGACGGCCTCGACACAAGAGCAGCGCGACGAGGTCCTCGGAGTATCGAACGAACAGCGGGCGGCAGCGCCGGACGCCCGGCAGGCCTCGTCGCAGATCGTCTGCAGCCACTGCGGTCAAGCCAACCCGGCGACCATGAAGTTCTGCGGCCAGTGCGGAAGCCGGCTTTTAGCGGAGCCGAGTGTGTCTTCACCCTCCCCGGAACCGGGTACGCCGCCGGTCGAGCAAACCGGGAAGACGTCGACAATCGAGAGTGCAAACACCGCCCAGTCGGGCGAACCGGCGGCCGCTGCCGCTCCCGCCCGCACGGTCATGCCGCAATCGCTGACGAAATCGCCCACCTCGCCCGAGCAGCGGCTCACGGTACGAGGATGGTTCCGTTCGCTCAAACGCGCGGAGTCCCGGGACGCCATGGTTGAACTCGAAGACATTTGCGCGCTTGCCGCTGTACTCCGCCATGTGCGCGATCAAAAGCTTGTTCCCGAAGAGACATTTAAAGCGCTGCATGGCGCTCTGCGCGTCAAAGGGCCCGAGGACACCCTCTGGACGGTGGGATTGGGATCCTTGAGCTGGAGCCGGCTCGCAAACGGAAAATGGGAGCCGGCCGATCCGCCGGAATTCGCGTTTTTGGACGAGAAGACGTTGAGAGCGATGACGGCGATATCGTCACAGTCCACCGCGCTATTGCGACCTGACGGCACTCGCAAATCGAACGGGGCGACACCATAA